The Loxodonta africana isolate mLoxAfr1 chromosome 1, mLoxAfr1.hap2, whole genome shotgun sequence genomic sequence tcactcaatattttgcccacagaatccttcaatattacaactcaaggcttgaatttttttttttcagttctttcagcttgagatgctgggtatgttctttccttttggttttctaactccaggtctttgcacatttcattattttactttgtcttctcaagccatcctttgaaatcttctgttcaactcttttactacATCATTTCTTGTTTGCTTTTGCTACTCTACATTTAAGGTGAAATttccgagtctcttctgacatccacttaggtctcttctttctttcttctctttgtaatgaccttttgctttcttcatgtatgatgtccttgatgtcatcccacagcttgtctagtctttggtcattagtggtcAGTGCAACAAAtttattcttgggatggtctccaaatgcaggtgggatacagtcaaggtcatactttctctcttgtggacttgttttaatttttttcagcttcaacttgaaactTGGATATgggcaattgattgtctgttctgctctcggcccctggccttgttctggctgatgatatcgagcttttccattgtctctttccacagatgtagttgatttgattcctgtgtattccagccGGCAatgtccatgtgtacagtcaccatttatgttgctgaaaaaagataaatgcagtgaagaagttgtttgtcttgcaaaattctatcatgcaatgcctggcatcatttctatcaccaaggccatgttttccaactacagatccgtCTTTTTCacttccaacttttgtattttaatcaccagtaattgcatgtttgcatgtttgatcaatttcagactgtagaagtggGTAAAAACCTTTAATTCCTTATCTTTATTAATTCATTGTTTATGATATAATTATTAATTA encodes the following:
- the ATG5 gene encoding autophagy protein 5 isoform X4, producing MTDDKDVLRDVWFGRIPTCFTLYQDEITEREAEPYYLLLPRVSYLTLVTDKVKKHFQKVMRQEDISEIWFEYEGTPLKWHYPIGLLFDLLASSSALPWNITVHFKTDLTSFGPSIGNSWSILQKKMDFVTSLLEYISNINGDCTHGHCRLEYTGIKSTTSVERDNGKARYHQPEQGQGPRAEQTINCPYPSFKLKLKKIKTSPQERKYDLDCIPPAFGDHPKNKFVALTTNDQRLDKLWDDIKDIIHEESKRSLQREERKKRPKWMSEETRKFHLKCRVAKANKK